In uncultured Cohaesibacter sp., a genomic segment contains:
- the tssC gene encoding type VI secretion system contractile sheath large subunit, whose amino-acid sequence MNQTTEAAVETQSTFGSSEFASLLQKEFRPKSDQARTAVEEAVRTLAEQVLQNEALVSDDALRSIEGIIAEIDKKLTEQVNLILHHKDFQKLESAWRGLHFLVNNTETDEMLKIRVLNISKKDLSKTLRKFKGTAWDQSPIFKKLYEEEYGQFGGEPYGCLVGDYYFDHSPPDVELLGEMSKVAAAAHAPFLTAAEPSLFQMDSWSELANPRDLTKIFQTPEYAAWRSLRESEDSRYLGLAMPRFLGRHPYGEKTDPVDEFSFEEDTEGASSDKYCWVNAAYGMARNVTRSFKEYGWCTRIRGVESGGTVDELPTHTFPTDDGGVDMKCPTEIAISDRREAELAKNGMMPLIHRKNTDLAAFIGAQSLQKPAEYDDPDATANANLAARLPYLFATCRFAHYLKCIVRDKVGSFREREDMQEWLQDWINKYVDFNAETSHEDEKARHPLAAAEVVVEEVEGNPGYYSSKFFLRPHYQLEGLSVSLRLVSKLPSQRGQ is encoded by the coding sequence ATGAACCAAACTACTGAGGCTGCTGTTGAAACGCAGAGCACGTTCGGCTCCTCCGAATTTGCCTCCTTGTTGCAGAAGGAATTCCGCCCCAAGTCCGATCAGGCCAGAACGGCTGTTGAAGAAGCTGTCCGCACCCTTGCCGAGCAGGTCCTGCAGAACGAAGCCCTGGTATCTGACGATGCCCTGCGGTCCATTGAAGGCATCATTGCCGAGATCGACAAGAAGCTCACCGAGCAGGTCAATCTCATTCTCCACCACAAGGATTTCCAGAAGCTGGAGAGCGCCTGGCGGGGCCTGCATTTTCTCGTCAACAATACTGAAACCGACGAGATGCTGAAAATCCGTGTTCTCAATATCTCGAAGAAAGACCTTTCCAAGACCCTGCGCAAATTCAAGGGTACGGCCTGGGACCAGTCGCCGATCTTCAAAAAACTCTATGAAGAGGAATATGGTCAGTTTGGTGGAGAACCTTACGGTTGTCTTGTTGGTGATTACTACTTCGATCACAGCCCTCCGGACGTTGAGCTTCTTGGCGAAATGTCCAAGGTTGCCGCCGCCGCCCATGCTCCGTTTTTGACCGCCGCAGAACCATCCCTTTTCCAGATGGATTCCTGGTCGGAACTGGCGAACCCTCGCGACTTGACAAAGATTTTCCAGACCCCGGAATATGCGGCCTGGCGGTCTCTGAGAGAAAGCGAAGACAGTCGCTATCTGGGCCTTGCAATGCCGCGTTTTCTTGGGCGTCATCCCTATGGCGAGAAGACCGATCCGGTTGATGAATTCTCCTTTGAGGAAGATACCGAAGGAGCAAGTTCAGACAAATATTGCTGGGTCAATGCCGCCTATGGCATGGCACGCAACGTGACCAGATCCTTCAAGGAATATGGTTGGTGCACCCGCATTCGCGGCGTGGAATCCGGCGGCACGGTTGACGAGCTGCCAACCCACACCTTCCCGACGGACGATGGTGGCGTGGACATGAAATGTCCAACCGAGATTGCCATCTCGGATCGACGGGAAGCGGAACTTGCCAAGAATGGCATGATGCCACTCATTCATCGCAAAAACACCGATCTGGCAGCCTTCATCGGGGCTCAGAGTCTTCAGAAGCCTGCGGAATATGACGATCCGGATGCCACGGCCAATGCCAATCTGGCGGCGCGACTGCCCTATCTCTTCGCTACCTGCCGCTTCGCGCATTATCTCAAATGCATCGTTCGCGACAAGGTTGGATCTTTCCGCGAGCGGGAAGATATGCAGGAGTGGCTACAGGATTGGATCAACAAATATGTCGACTTCAATGCCGAGACTTCCCACGAAGACGAGAAGGCTCGCCATCCTCTGGCAGCAGCCGAAGTTGTGGTCGAAGAAGTCGAGGGCAACCCCGGCTACTACAGCTCCAAGTTCTTCCTGAGACCGCATTATCAGCTGGAAGGCCTTTCGGTCTCTCTGCGGCTGGTTTCAAAGCTGCCGTCTCAAAGGGGACAGTAA
- the tssB gene encoding type VI secretion system contractile sheath small subunit has product MAGSSQKFIARNRAPRVQIEYDVELYGAEKSVQLPFVMGVMSDLSGKSEEPLPAVADRKFLEIDVDNFDERMKSMKPRAAFTVPNTLTGEGNLAVDITFESLDDFSPAAIAKKVEPLKKLLDARTQLSNLTTYMDGKTGAENLMAQIIQDPSLLRALASAPATSGDSAQSEE; this is encoded by the coding sequence ATGGCCGGTAGCAGTCAAAAATTCATCGCGCGCAATCGCGCCCCACGTGTTCAGATCGAGTATGACGTGGAGCTTTACGGCGCTGAAAAATCGGTGCAGTTGCCTTTCGTTATGGGTGTGATGTCCGATCTTTCGGGCAAATCCGAAGAGCCTTTGCCAGCGGTGGCGGATCGGAAATTTCTTGAGATCGACGTCGACAATTTTGACGAGCGCATGAAATCGATGAAGCCAAGGGCTGCCTTCACAGTTCCCAATACGCTAACCGGCGAAGGCAATCTCGCGGTCGACATTACGTTTGAAAGCCTGGACGATTTTTCGCCTGCTGCAATCGCAAAGAAGGTCGAGCCGTTAAAAAAACTGCTTGATGCCCGAACCCAGCTCTCGAACCTGACCACCTACATGGACGGCAAGACCGGAGCAGAAAACCTGATGGCGCAGATTATTCAGGATCCTAGCCTTTTGCGGGCGCTGGCGTCTGCCCCGGCAACCAGCGGCGACAGCGCACAGAGCGAGGAGTAG
- a CDS encoding type VI secretion system accessory protein TagJ, with protein sequence MLAEQRLKDGDLKGALSALQESIRKAPQDVSLRIFLFQLLCVMGAWQRAVQQLKTCATLSPQANAMAQMYRTAIICELHREQVFRGEKQPMVFGEPEGWIASMIEAIKLEASGNVIAAKDLREAAFEMAPAIPGTINGQAFEWIADADPRLGPLMELIVNGRYFWVPFSAINQLQMGVPSDLRDRVWMPATVTWANGGDAVALIPTRYVGTTNAADDRLMLSASTLWQKTDAGELAVCGLGQRLFATDHSDFALMDVRELLLNQSVEQATQSDRFGGIDG encoded by the coding sequence ATGTTAGCAGAGCAACGGCTCAAGGATGGCGATCTGAAAGGTGCATTGAGCGCTTTGCAGGAAAGCATCCGTAAAGCACCTCAAGATGTCAGCTTACGCATTTTCCTGTTCCAGCTACTTTGTGTCATGGGCGCTTGGCAACGAGCCGTTCAACAATTGAAAACCTGTGCCACCCTGAGCCCTCAAGCCAATGCCATGGCGCAGATGTATCGGACCGCGATCATTTGCGAACTTCATCGCGAACAGGTTTTCCGTGGAGAAAAACAGCCAATGGTGTTTGGTGAGCCTGAGGGTTGGATCGCCTCGATGATAGAAGCGATCAAACTTGAGGCCTCAGGCAATGTCATTGCCGCCAAAGATCTTCGTGAAGCAGCCTTTGAAATGGCTCCGGCCATCCCCGGAACTATCAATGGCCAGGCTTTTGAATGGATCGCTGACGCCGATCCGCGACTTGGTCCTCTCATGGAACTTATCGTCAATGGTCGCTATTTCTGGGTCCCATTTTCGGCCATAAACCAGTTGCAGATGGGCGTGCCGAGCGACTTGCGCGATCGGGTCTGGATGCCTGCGACCGTAACCTGGGCCAATGGTGGTGACGCCGTCGCTTTGATCCCGACCAGATATGTAGGGACGACGAATGCGGCTGATGATCGCCTCATGCTCTCGGCCTCAACACTGTGGCAGAAAACCGATGCCGGAGAGCTTGCTGTGTGCGGCCTTGGGCAACGACTTTTTGCGACCGACCATTCAGATTTTGCCTTGATGGATGTCCGCGAACTTCTACTCAACCAGTCCGTGGAGCAAGCAACACAATCGGATCGCTTCGGAGGTATTGATGGCTGA
- a CDS encoding type VI secretion system tube protein Hcp produces MAYDAFLYFKDKDKPHGETLDAFMSKQDAFELSEFGFGAENTANIGSATGGGGSGKATFKPFTIKKRTDTASCALFQQMCRGTHYDEAVLELRRSGGSDKSSGATVLKISFKMVYVTDMGWNGSDGDDILEEDLTFEYGAIKIEYFQQGKDGKVKKPTVTGGAEAIWSRVLNTNKYEAGI; encoded by the coding sequence ATGGCCTATGACGCCTTCCTTTATTTCAAGGACAAAGACAAGCCGCACGGCGAGACACTCGATGCCTTCATGTCCAAACAGGACGCATTCGAACTGTCCGAGTTTGGTTTCGGTGCAGAAAACACCGCAAATATCGGCTCGGCAACCGGTGGGGGCGGTTCGGGTAAAGCGACGTTCAAGCCCTTTACGATTAAGAAGCGGACGGACACTGCTTCCTGCGCTTTGTTCCAACAGATGTGCCGGGGCACGCATTATGACGAAGCCGTTCTGGAATTGCGCCGCTCTGGCGGTTCCGACAAATCGTCTGGCGCAACTGTGCTCAAGATCAGCTTCAAGATGGTCTATGTCACCGACATGGGATGGAACGGCTCCGATGGTGATGACATTCTCGAAGAGGATCTGACCTTCGAATATGGCGCCATCAAAATCGAATATTTCCAGCAGGGCAAAGACGGCAAGGTGAAAAAGCCGACTGTCACAGGCGGTGCCGAAGCCATCTGGAGCCGTGTCCTCAACACCAACAAATACGAAGCCGGCATCTAG
- the tssA gene encoding type VI secretion system protein TssA, translating to MLDLDDLLRSFGDDAPSGMDLEYDADYTALTRLNRPGEERVIGDAVIPAEDPDFAEVEAAAVSLLGRTKDLRIAIMLANAALRTGGILAFEPVLAYIRRSLEGYWESVHPQLDAEDDNDPTMRVNAAIGLTDRDGILGSLRLAALTESRAFGRFSLRDVQIAEGEISAPAGMDSVPTPQIVSAAFRDTDPSHIEAIVTALNACLEHVKAISSVFDEQIGSLGPDLDPLQEILREIKRRISAHAETFLSEADLEIEDSADMDGASVPASSASSGAIHSPEDVKRAIDRIVDYYARHEPSSPVPLLLTRARRLISADFFTIMRDMAPQGVENVALIGGIEEIDD from the coding sequence ATGCTCGATCTGGATGATCTACTACGCAGCTTCGGAGATGATGCGCCGAGTGGAATGGATCTCGAATATGATGCAGACTACACAGCCCTGACACGACTTAACCGGCCAGGAGAGGAACGGGTTATCGGGGATGCAGTCATCCCCGCCGAAGACCCGGATTTCGCCGAGGTCGAAGCTGCGGCCGTTTCACTGCTTGGCAGGACAAAAGACCTGCGTATCGCGATAATGCTTGCCAATGCTGCGCTGCGAACAGGCGGCATCCTCGCTTTTGAACCGGTTCTCGCCTACATCCGGCGCTCTCTTGAGGGCTATTGGGAAAGTGTTCATCCCCAACTTGACGCCGAGGATGACAATGACCCCACAATGCGAGTCAATGCGGCTATCGGGTTGACCGACCGCGATGGCATTCTCGGCTCTCTGCGGTTGGCCGCACTTACGGAAAGTCGGGCATTCGGTCGCTTCAGCTTGCGTGACGTGCAGATAGCTGAAGGGGAAATATCCGCTCCCGCGGGCATGGATAGTGTCCCGACGCCGCAGATTGTGTCCGCAGCCTTTCGGGATACCGACCCATCTCATATCGAAGCCATTGTTACCGCGCTCAACGCTTGTCTTGAACATGTGAAGGCGATCAGTTCGGTGTTTGATGAACAGATCGGCAGTCTCGGCCCAGACCTCGACCCTCTGCAAGAAATTCTCAGAGAGATAAAAAGGCGCATCAGCGCCCATGCCGAAACTTTCCTGTCCGAAGCAGACCTGGAAATCGAAGATTCAGCCGATATGGACGGAGCCTCGGTACCGGCCTCGTCAGCCTCATCGGGAGCGATCCATTCACCAGAAGATGTGAAGCGGGCGATCGACAGGATCGTCGACTATTACGCGCGCCATGAACCCTCCAGTCCTGTGCCGCTTCTGCTGACACGCGCGCGCCGTCTCATCTCTGCTGACTTCTTCACCATCATGCGAGATATGGCGCCACAAGGGGTTGAGAATGTTGCCCTGATCGGCGGCATCGAAGAAATCGACGACTAA
- the tssE gene encoding type VI secretion system baseplate subunit TssE, giving the protein MADLLLAERLQPSLLDRLTDDASGNKSDSVSEQSIDIHRLRKIIHRDLFWLLNCSNIEATHNLDLYPNVASSVLNFGISNLSGRGDTRHHIAQIQQTIRKAIEIFEPRILRESIEVTPSKNKDANEAVISFDIRGELWAKPVPVELYLRTALDVVSGDLTIKQV; this is encoded by the coding sequence ATGGCTGACCTTCTGCTAGCCGAACGTTTGCAGCCCTCATTGCTCGATCGTCTGACCGATGACGCAAGCGGAAACAAAAGCGATAGTGTGTCGGAGCAGTCCATCGACATTCACAGACTGAGGAAAATTATCCATCGGGATCTCTTCTGGCTGCTGAATTGCTCAAATATCGAGGCGACACACAATCTCGACCTCTATCCAAATGTAGCAAGTTCCGTTTTGAATTTCGGCATTTCAAACCTTTCAGGACGCGGTGACACGCGCCATCACATTGCCCAGATACAACAGACGATCCGCAAGGCAATTGAGATTTTTGAACCGCGTATTCTGCGGGAATCCATTGAGGTTACGCCTTCCAAGAACAAGGACGCGAATGAAGCGGTCATTTCCTTTGATATTCGCGGTGAACTTTGGGCAAAGCCGGTACCTGTCGAACTTTATCTGCGAACAGCTCTCGATGTCGTCAGTGGCGATTTGACAATCAAACAGGTGTAA